A window of Cohnella herbarum contains these coding sequences:
- a CDS encoding PIG-L family deacetylase, which produces MNKADEATQRKLLAVFAHPDDESFICGGTLAKYASEGVEITLVSATKGDMGRRMGNPPYLNRETMAAARELELRNACECLGIRHLQFLGIRDKTVEFIDVDHLADRIAVLIRETNPDAVLTFHETWGGHPDHCAIGKATTTAFQRAGSKGNLYFISFGSEMERPERFGYTRKEVMKIDVQAHLEAKLAAFRAHRCQSEMDEWVWMADREALKRFGRYEYFMKGNRETPSRVLHDLF; this is translated from the coding sequence ATGAATAAGGCAGATGAGGCCACACAACGAAAGCTCCTTGCGGTGTTTGCGCATCCGGATGACGAGTCGTTTATTTGCGGGGGCACTCTTGCGAAATACGCGAGCGAAGGGGTCGAGATTACGCTCGTTAGCGCAACGAAAGGCGATATGGGACGCCGAATGGGCAACCCGCCTTACTTGAACCGGGAAACGATGGCGGCCGCTCGTGAACTTGAACTGAGGAACGCGTGCGAATGTTTGGGCATCCGGCACCTTCAGTTCCTTGGTATCCGAGACAAGACGGTTGAGTTTATCGACGTGGATCATTTGGCGGATCGCATAGCGGTTTTGATCCGCGAAACGAATCCTGACGCGGTACTTACTTTTCATGAAACGTGGGGCGGGCACCCGGATCATTGCGCGATCGGCAAGGCGACGACGACAGCCTTTCAACGGGCCGGCAGCAAGGGGAACTTATATTTCATTTCATTCGGGAGCGAGATGGAGCGACCCGAGCGGTTCGGGTATACCCGCAAAGAAGTGATGAAAATCGACGTACAGGCTCATCTCGAGGCCAAGCTTGCGGCTTTCCGGGCTCATCGCTGCCAGTCCGAGATGGACGAGTGGGTATGGATGGCGGACCGAGAGGCGTTAAAGAGATTCGGCCGGTACGAGTATTTTATGAAGGGAAACAGGGAGACGCCTTCGCGGGTTCTTCATGATTTGTTTTAG
- a CDS encoding alpha-L-fucosidase, with product MTERKQIVHEGVHGYSGGKEWIWPDDPLLLERLEWFQDQKLGLMMHWGPYSQIGVVESWALSDEDAAWSRSEIEWGVDGEELKRHYFGLNHSFNPVRFEPRVWADLAAEGGFKYFVFTTKHHDGFCMWDTDTTDYRITGPDCPFRSHRYADACKHLFDAFREKGMAIAAYYSKADWHTPDYWKPGIAGGSRRGPNYDPQEDPGAWERFVAFTHAQIDELMTRYGRIDALWLDAGWVRREEGQDIRLGEAVERARKTQPWLLAVDRTVGGLYENYVTPEQTVPEAPLFVPWESCITIGDAFSYRFDERYKPTRDIVMLLLEVVAKGGNLALNVAPQPDGRLPRQAAERIRELGAWLAVHAEGIYRTRVCEPYFADECAFTRREDQVYVYRLYRDGKERVPEHITVPYRGPVSRVELMGTNEPLPFDVVDRGLTVSLPPSETGQGKMAPYAHGFRLFVESV from the coding sequence ATGACGGAACGAAAGCAGATCGTGCACGAGGGGGTTCATGGCTACAGCGGCGGCAAGGAATGGATATGGCCGGACGATCCGCTGCTGCTGGAACGGCTCGAGTGGTTTCAGGACCAGAAGCTTGGGCTGATGATGCACTGGGGGCCGTATTCACAGATCGGGGTAGTGGAATCTTGGGCGCTCAGCGACGAAGACGCGGCGTGGTCCAGAAGCGAGATCGAATGGGGCGTTGACGGAGAGGAATTGAAGCGGCACTATTTCGGACTGAACCATTCGTTTAATCCGGTGCGCTTCGAACCTCGAGTATGGGCGGATTTGGCGGCCGAAGGCGGCTTCAAGTATTTCGTTTTTACGACGAAGCACCATGACGGCTTCTGCATGTGGGATACCGACACGACGGACTACCGGATAACGGGGCCGGATTGTCCGTTCCGTTCCCACCGTTACGCCGATGCGTGCAAGCACCTGTTCGACGCTTTCCGGGAGAAAGGAATGGCCATTGCGGCTTATTACTCCAAAGCGGACTGGCATACGCCGGATTATTGGAAGCCGGGGATCGCGGGAGGCAGCCGAAGAGGACCGAATTACGATCCGCAAGAAGATCCCGGCGCATGGGAACGATTTGTGGCTTTCACCCATGCGCAGATCGACGAGCTAATGACCCGTTACGGGCGAATCGATGCGTTATGGCTGGATGCCGGCTGGGTTCGCCGCGAGGAAGGGCAAGACATCCGGCTTGGGGAAGCGGTGGAACGCGCGCGGAAGACTCAGCCGTGGCTTCTGGCGGTCGACCGGACCGTCGGCGGCCTTTACGAGAATTACGTGACCCCCGAACAGACGGTACCCGAAGCTCCGTTATTCGTCCCGTGGGAGAGCTGCATCACGATCGGAGACGCTTTCTCCTATCGCTTCGACGAGCGTTACAAGCCGACGCGCGACATCGTGATGCTGCTGCTTGAAGTCGTGGCGAAGGGCGGTAATCTGGCGCTGAACGTCGCTCCGCAGCCGGACGGAAGGCTGCCGCGCCAGGCGGCGGAACGGATCAGGGAATTGGGCGCATGGCTTGCCGTTCATGCCGAGGGCATCTATCGGACCCGCGTTTGCGAGCCGTATTTCGCGGACGAGTGCGCATTTACGCGGAGGGAGGATCAGGTATACGTCTACCGTCTCTACAGAGACGGGAAGGAACGGGTACCTGAACATATTACGGTGCCGTATCGCGGTCCGGTAAGCCGGGTCGAGTTGATGGGAACGAACGAACCGCTTCCCTTTGATGTCGTGGATCGGGGGCTAACGGTTAGTCTGCCCCCGTCCGAGACCGGACAGGGTAAAATGGCTCCGTATGCGCACGGATTCCGCCTGTTCGTTGAATCTGTTTAA
- a CDS encoding glycine C-acetyltransferase, which yields MSSLELEHFLTDNLNELKSKGLYNTIDPLQGANDFMITIAGKRLINLSSNNYLGLATDPRLIHSAVEATKIYGVGAGAVRTINGTLELHEQLEEKLAEFKKTEAAIAYQSGFNCNMAAISAVMDKNDAILSDELNHASIIEGCRLSKAAIIRYNHSDMTDLRNKAIAAKQSGLYKKIMVITDGVFSMDGDIAKLPEIVLIAEELDLITYVDDAHGSGVLGKGAGTVKHFGLSERIDFQIGTLSKAIGVVGGYVAGKRNLIDWLKARSKPFLFSTALPPAALSPCITAIDIIRNTPELIDRLWKNGRYLKKGLQELGFNTGNSETPITPCIIGDERQTQLFSKRLYEEGVYAKAVVFPTVPRGTGRIRNMPTAGHSEASLDQALNAYSRIGEELNLI from the coding sequence ATGTCAAGTTTAGAGCTGGAGCATTTCTTAACGGACAATCTAAACGAACTGAAAAGCAAGGGTTTATACAATACGATCGATCCCCTGCAGGGGGCTAACGATTTTATGATCACGATCGCGGGGAAACGATTGATTAATCTGTCTTCGAATAACTATCTTGGATTGGCGACGGATCCGCGATTGATTCATTCGGCGGTCGAGGCGACCAAAATCTACGGCGTAGGCGCCGGCGCAGTGAGAACCATTAACGGTACGTTGGAACTTCACGAGCAATTAGAGGAAAAGCTGGCCGAATTCAAGAAGACGGAAGCGGCGATCGCCTACCAATCCGGCTTTAACTGCAATATGGCCGCCATATCCGCAGTGATGGACAAGAATGATGCGATATTGTCGGATGAACTGAATCATGCCTCGATCATCGAAGGCTGCAGACTTTCGAAAGCCGCGATTATTCGGTATAACCACTCGGATATGACCGATCTACGAAACAAGGCCATAGCCGCCAAACAATCCGGATTATATAAGAAAATCATGGTCATAACCGACGGGGTATTTTCCATGGATGGAGATATCGCCAAGCTTCCGGAAATCGTTCTTATCGCCGAAGAACTCGATTTGATTACTTATGTGGACGACGCTCATGGTTCGGGCGTTCTAGGCAAAGGAGCGGGCACGGTAAAGCATTTCGGGTTATCGGAGCGAATCGATTTTCAAATCGGTACGCTCTCCAAAGCCATTGGCGTCGTAGGGGGATATGTAGCTGGAAAAAGGAACCTCATCGATTGGCTTAAAGCGAGAAGCAAGCCATTCCTATTCTCGACGGCCCTGCCGCCCGCGGCCTTATCCCCATGTATAACGGCGATCGATATTATTAGGAATACTCCGGAATTAATAGATCGATTGTGGAAGAATGGTCGTTATCTTAAGAAGGGTCTTCAGGAATTAGGCTTTAATACCGGAAATAGCGAAACGCCGATTACGCCCTGCATCATCGGGGATGAGCGGCAAACGCAGCTATTCAGCAAAAGGTTGTACGAGGAAGGCGTGTATGCAAAGGCGGTCGTATTCCCGACAGTGCCTAGAGGGACGGGGAGAATCAGGAACATGCCGACTGCCGGGCACTCCGAAGCTTCTTTGGACCAGGCTTTGAACGCTTACTCGAGGATAGGGGAAGAGTTGAACTTGATTTAG
- a CDS encoding helix-turn-helix domain-containing protein: MEKIQIKLGRNLKSIRNSRGLSLDKVSELTGVSKGMLAQIERGDSNPSISIIWKIANGLRLSFTSLIEEQTAETSIISVKDLDPLIEENGAFRSFSIFPFNPYKKFEVFLVNMAPYCTHESEAHNAGVEEYIMLVEGSLEITINGADYKIENTDSLRFIADLPHVYRNPTESAVRFYSIIYYP, from the coding sequence ATGGAAAAGATCCAAATTAAGCTTGGCAGAAACTTAAAGTCGATTCGCAATAGTAGAGGTCTTAGCTTGGACAAGGTGTCCGAGCTTACCGGCGTAAGCAAAGGGATGCTCGCGCAAATCGAGCGGGGAGATTCCAACCCTTCCATATCCATTATTTGGAAAATTGCCAACGGCTTGCGATTATCCTTCACATCTTTAATCGAAGAACAAACGGCGGAGACATCCATTATCTCTGTTAAAGATTTGGACCCTCTTATCGAAGAAAACGGGGCTTTCCGGTCGTTCTCGATCTTTCCTTTTAATCCCTATAAGAAATTCGAAGTCTTCCTGGTAAACATGGCCCCCTATTGCACGCATGAATCCGAAGCGCATAACGCGGGCGTAGAAGAGTACATCATGCTCGTCGAAGGAAGCTTGGAAATCACGATCAACGGGGCGGACTATAAGATCGAGAATACGGACTCCCTTCGATTTATCGCCGATCTTCCTCATGTCTACCGTAATCCTACGGAGTCTGCCGTACGCTTCTATTCGATTATCTATTACCCTTAA
- a CDS encoding RCC1 domain-containing protein: MHTRRRKLGTTLVLWIAVSIIGFSAPLAAADPTIIKPVDLFIPIDIKLKDNLPPVDFKPISRPARVPTVIAGEGHSIALKSDGTVWAWGDNGYGQLGVGTVDKGSSIPVQVSNLSDIVAVAAEGGATFLKTGHTVALKSDGTVWTWGNNEYGQLGVGTADKGSSVPVQVPNLSDVVAIAAGSLHTMALKSDGTVWSWGYNYYGQLGNGGTASSSVPVQAKLNGVTAISAQYLQSAALRSDGTVWTWGANFNGQLGYDTKGKNNPTPKQVPIVKGIVSIEQGHLFTAALGGNGTVWTWGLNIFASLGNGTSGQETEFFNPQQVLYNMNPKKELNSVVAISAGQGHAITLLKDGTVWGWGENDYGQLGIGDLTDRPVATKVDLDGVFVAIGAGKFHSMALKNDGTVWTWGLNGSYRLGYTTPPPEPPEGSSNIPRQVANFTISKSTVSKSIVSISLDRDAYTLTAGGNDQIKVTATYSDGSSLNITDQAKYQSSNPDIASVSSAGVVAGLRAGQSSLTATFLDQTVNAKVTVVEPTGNAPMPGNTPMPIVTLSDIDGHWAESNIVQAVNQGIVFGYPDDTFRPDRSVSRAEFAVLLMNALKPPGKGADLVFKDKDAIGSWAINQIAQCVELSIIKGFSNGTFRPNKTITHAEMVTMVVRASRLPLADDAATGYLDNADIPQYARSHIVTAERYGIADYVLDNKFKPNEPSTRAESVTAIVNMLKVIKEKKG, from the coding sequence ATGCACACTAGAAGGCGGAAATTAGGAACGACGCTCGTCTTATGGATAGCGGTATCAATAATTGGATTTTCCGCTCCGCTTGCTGCTGCCGATCCGACTATAATCAAACCCGTTGACTTATTCATACCGATCGACATCAAACTAAAGGATAATCTACCGCCAGTCGATTTCAAACCCATATCGAGACCCGCAAGGGTCCCCACTGTCATTGCGGGAGAAGGACATTCCATTGCCTTGAAAAGCGATGGAACCGTGTGGGCATGGGGAGATAACGGCTACGGCCAGCTCGGAGTGGGCACAGTTGACAAGGGGAGCTCTATCCCCGTACAAGTAAGCAACTTGAGCGATATCGTTGCCGTCGCGGCAGAAGGAGGAGCGACTTTTCTCAAAACCGGACATACCGTTGCCCTGAAAAGCGATGGAACGGTGTGGACTTGGGGAAATAACGAATATGGACAGCTCGGAGTGGGCACGGCTGACAAGGGGAGTTCCGTCCCTGTGCAGGTCCCCAATCTAAGCGATGTCGTCGCCATTGCAGCGGGCTCCCTTCATACCATGGCCTTGAAAAGCGACGGAACGGTTTGGTCGTGGGGATACAACTATTATGGACAGCTCGGTAATGGAGGAACGGCCAGCAGTTCCGTCCCTGTGCAGGCCAAACTGAACGGTGTCACTGCCATTTCGGCGCAATATCTGCAATCCGCTGCCTTGAGAAGCGATGGAACGGTGTGGACCTGGGGGGCTAACTTTAATGGTCAGCTTGGTTACGATACTAAGGGGAAAAATAACCCTACGCCCAAGCAGGTGCCAATAGTGAAGGGGATTGTCTCTATTGAGCAAGGACATCTGTTTACTGCTGCCTTAGGCGGCAACGGAACGGTATGGACATGGGGACTGAACATCTTCGCTTCACTCGGCAACGGAACAAGCGGCCAAGAGACTGAATTTTTTAACCCTCAACAAGTTCTCTATAATATGAATCCCAAAAAAGAGCTGAACAGCGTCGTCGCCATTTCTGCAGGACAAGGTCATGCGATTACCCTCTTAAAAGACGGAACAGTATGGGGTTGGGGGGAAAACGACTATGGTCAACTCGGAATAGGCGACTTAACGGATCGCCCGGTTGCGACGAAGGTCGATCTGGATGGGGTATTTGTTGCCATTGGAGCTGGAAAGTTTCATTCAATGGCCTTAAAAAACGATGGAACCGTGTGGACCTGGGGGCTTAATGGTTCTTACCGGCTTGGATACACGACACCGCCGCCAGAGCCTCCCGAAGGATCTTCCAATATCCCCCGTCAAGTTGCAAATTTTACGATAAGCAAATCAACGGTAAGCAAATCAATAGTAAGTATTTCCTTAGATAGAGATGCGTACACGCTAACCGCCGGCGGCAACGATCAAATCAAAGTGACGGCAACTTATTCGGACGGCAGCAGCTTAAATATCACGGATCAAGCGAAATACCAATCTTCCAATCCGGATATCGCTTCAGTAAGCTCCGCTGGCGTAGTGGCCGGCTTACGCGCGGGGCAATCGAGTCTTACCGCAACGTTCTTGGACCAGACCGTAAATGCGAAGGTTACCGTAGTAGAACCAACCGGCAATGCGCCAATGCCCGGCAATACGCCAATGCCGATCGTCACATTGTCTGATATCGACGGACACTGGGCGGAATCCAATATCGTTCAGGCCGTGAATCAAGGCATCGTATTCGGTTATCCCGACGACACCTTCAGACCGGATCGCAGCGTTAGTCGCGCCGAATTTGCCGTACTGCTGATGAATGCGTTGAAGCCCCCCGGCAAAGGAGCAGACTTAGTCTTCAAAGACAAGGATGCGATCGGATCATGGGCAATCAATCAGATCGCTCAATGCGTGGAACTGAGCATTATCAAGGGCTTCTCCAACGGTACTTTTCGCCCGAATAAGACGATTACGCATGCCGAGATGGTCACTATGGTCGTACGGGCATCCCGCTTGCCGCTGGCGGACGATGCAGCAACCGGGTACCTGGATAACGCGGATATTCCCCAGTATGCCCGAAGTCATATCGTCACGGCCGAACGTTACGGCATCGCTGACTACGTCCTCGACAATAAGTTCAAGCCTAACGAGCCTTCGACTCGCGCCGAGTCGGTTACGGCTATCGTGAACATGTTGAAAGTAATCAAGGAAAAGAAAGGGTGA
- a CDS encoding DNA alkylation repair protein encodes MNLEMVMQELEALGKERTKKIYMSNGAHEPLFGVATGEMKPIFRKTKINQPLAEELYATGNYDAMYFAGIIADPKAMTEADFERWIDAAYFYMLSDFVVSVTLAETDIAQEVADKWIASGEELKMSAGWSCYCWLLGNRPDSEFAESKMTDLLKMAEKKIHDSPERAKFAMNNFIYTVAVSYLPLHDMAVKTAKAVGPVEVNLDKPKSKFIDASANIQKAVDRGQIGFKRKHVRC; translated from the coding sequence ATGAATTTAGAAATGGTCATGCAGGAGCTTGAAGCTCTCGGCAAAGAACGAACCAAGAAAATTTATATGTCCAATGGCGCGCACGAGCCGCTTTTTGGAGTGGCTACAGGCGAAATGAAGCCCATTTTCAGGAAAACAAAAATAAACCAACCGTTGGCCGAAGAGCTTTACGCTACGGGGAACTATGACGCCATGTACTTTGCGGGAATCATAGCAGACCCTAAAGCGATGACCGAAGCGGATTTCGAGCGTTGGATCGATGCGGCATACTTCTATATGCTGTCCGATTTCGTGGTTTCGGTTACCTTGGCGGAAACGGATATTGCACAAGAAGTGGCCGACAAATGGATCGCAAGCGGCGAAGAACTTAAAATGTCGGCGGGCTGGAGCTGTTATTGCTGGCTTCTGGGTAACCGTCCGGATAGTGAATTCGCCGAAAGTAAAATGACCGATCTGCTTAAAATGGCGGAAAAAAAGATTCACGATTCACCCGAACGGGCTAAGTTCGCGATGAATAATTTTATATACACCGTAGCGGTATCCTATTTGCCGCTTCATGATATGGCGGTCAAGACCGCAAAGGCTGTGGGCCCGGTAGAAGTCAATCTGGACAAGCCCAAAAGCAAGTTCATAGATGCATCGGCGAATATTCAAAAGGCAGTAGATAGAGGACAAATCGGATTCAAACGCAAACATGTAAGGTGTTAA
- a CDS encoding NAD-dependent epimerase/dehydratase family protein, with protein MKKIMVTGALGQIGSELVEKLRDLYGSDRVIATDIKASPEGSSGPYEVLDVTNGLLMYDIANRYEADTIIHLAALLSATSEERPLQAWQLNIGGLMNALEVSRSLGCQLFTPSSIAAFGPTTTKEHTPQDTIQRPNSLYGVSKVSGELLCDYYYHKFGLDTRGLRFPGLISYVTPPGGGTTDYVVEMYIESVARGAYTSYLSPGTFMDMMYMPDALNAIVSLMEADGSKLKHRNAFNVSAMSIDPEMIAEAIRKHIPDFKVDYKPDPLRQAIADSWPDSIDSGASIEEWGFQVHYDLDKMTSEMLAHLAVKGNR; from the coding sequence ATGAAGAAAATAATGGTTACGGGTGCGTTAGGCCAAATCGGATCCGAGCTTGTGGAGAAGCTGCGCGATCTGTACGGTTCGGATAGAGTAATCGCGACGGATATTAAGGCCAGTCCCGAAGGTTCGTCGGGTCCGTATGAAGTTCTGGACGTGACGAACGGATTGCTTATGTATGATATCGCGAACAGATACGAAGCGGATACGATCATTCATCTGGCCGCCTTATTGTCAGCCACCTCGGAAGAAAGGCCATTGCAGGCATGGCAATTGAATATCGGCGGATTGATGAACGCGTTGGAGGTATCCAGATCTCTCGGGTGTCAGCTGTTCACTCCAAGCTCGATTGCCGCTTTCGGTCCGACGACGACGAAGGAGCATACGCCCCAGGATACGATTCAACGGCCTAATTCCCTGTATGGCGTGAGTAAAGTTTCAGGAGAATTGCTGTGCGACTATTATTATCATAAATTCGGCTTGGACACCCGGGGGCTTCGTTTTCCCGGTCTGATTTCTTACGTAACGCCTCCGGGCGGGGGGACAACCGATTATGTCGTCGAGATGTATATCGAATCCGTTGCCAGAGGGGCGTATACAAGTTATCTTTCGCCGGGCACGTTCATGGATATGATGTATATGCCGGATGCGCTGAATGCGATCGTCTCTTTAATGGAAGCGGACGGGTCGAAGCTTAAGCATCGGAATGCGTTTAACGTCTCGGCGATGAGCATCGATCCGGAGATGATCGCCGAAGCGATCAGAAAACATATTCCGGATTTCAAGGTCGATTATAAGCCCGATCCGCTTAGGCAGGCGATCGCCGATAGCTGGCCGGATTCCATTGATAGCGGAGCATCCATAGAAGAATGGGGATTCCAGGTTCATTACGATTTGGATAAAATGACATCGGAGATGCTCGCGCATTTAGCTGTTAAGGGTAATAGATAA
- a CDS encoding DUF1806 family protein — MIPIMKPQVEAELRSFVGAEAYIHSEATSFVFVRNFKVNVTHAYVAGDGPFRVALRFDGHGWLRMEALTHYEADGKGRLLLAGYDDRGRMNVALHLGKESFPE, encoded by the coding sequence ATGATCCCGATCATGAAGCCGCAAGTAGAGGCAGAGCTTCGGAGTTTCGTCGGAGCGGAAGCTTATATTCACAGCGAGGCGACTTCGTTCGTCTTCGTCCGCAATTTCAAGGTCAATGTAACTCATGCTTATGTAGCCGGGGATGGGCCTTTTCGCGTCGCTCTTCGTTTCGATGGGCACGGTTGGCTGCGAATGGAAGCGCTCACTCATTACGAGGCGGACGGGAAAGGTCGTCTTCTGCTCGCGGGCTACGACGATAGAGGACGGATGAATGTAGCTTTGCATTTGGGAAAGGAGTCGTTTCCGGAATGA
- a CDS encoding acyl-CoA dehydrogenase family protein yields the protein MSRFIDQYILNEEQKERIGKVEELAARFAERAPRHDREGSFPFENFADLREAGYLKSTVPQQFGGDGISLYELVLLQERLAYGDGSTALAVGWHLGQILHLRTTRKWPQDIFADLCRSVVKDGTMINTFASEAASGSPSRGGRPETTAIAADGGWRITGRKTYSTLSPILDRFVVSAYIPDEDCASDFLVERTDRVTVVETWDVLGMRATGSHDVALDDVFVGSDMRLSGKGTDDGGGWLLHIPACYMGIAMAARDFALEFARSYRPNNLDAPIASLPSVQRSIGEMEVELRTARSLLYSAADRWDREENNRPSLKPELGLAKYTVTNNAIKVVDLAMRIVGGTSLSRELPLERYYRDVRAGLHNPPMDNTVFQMLANASLNEKP from the coding sequence ATGAGTCGATTCATTGATCAATATATTCTTAACGAAGAACAGAAGGAACGTATCGGCAAAGTCGAAGAGTTGGCTGCCCGTTTCGCGGAGAGAGCGCCGCGGCATGACCGAGAGGGATCGTTCCCATTCGAAAATTTCGCCGACCTGCGCGAGGCCGGTTACTTAAAGTCGACGGTTCCTCAACAGTTCGGCGGGGACGGGATCTCGCTTTACGAGCTCGTTCTGCTGCAGGAACGGCTCGCTTATGGGGACGGTTCGACCGCGCTAGCCGTCGGTTGGCATCTCGGTCAAATCCTTCATCTCCGGACGACGCGGAAATGGCCGCAGGACATTTTTGCCGATTTGTGCCGTTCCGTAGTGAAGGATGGAACGATGATTAACACCTTCGCGAGCGAGGCGGCTTCCGGAAGTCCCAGCCGGGGCGGCAGACCGGAAACAACGGCGATTGCCGCGGATGGCGGTTGGCGGATAACTGGACGCAAAACGTACAGCACGCTCTCGCCCATTCTCGACCGCTTCGTGGTGTCGGCATATATCCCGGATGAAGACTGCGCAAGCGACTTTCTGGTGGAACGAACCGATCGGGTGACCGTCGTGGAAACATGGGACGTTCTTGGAATGCGAGCGACCGGGAGCCACGATGTGGCGTTAGACGATGTTTTCGTCGGTTCCGACATGCGCTTATCCGGAAAAGGCACGGATGACGGAGGCGGCTGGCTTCTGCATATTCCGGCATGTTATATGGGCATCGCCATGGCCGCGCGGGATTTCGCGCTAGAATTTGCCCGTTCCTACCGGCCGAACAATCTGGACGCTCCGATCGCCTCCCTTCCTTCCGTCCAGAGATCGATCGGGGAAATGGAAGTCGAACTCCGAACCGCGCGTTCCCTCCTGTATTCGGCCGCGGATCGCTGGGACCGAGAAGAAAATAACCGACCCTCGTTGAAACCCGAGCTCGGTTTGGCTAAATATACGGTCACCAATAATGCCATCAAAGTCGTGGATCTTGCGATGCGAATCGTGGGCGGCACGAGTTTGTCCCGCGAGTTGCCCTTGGAACGGTATTACCGGGATGTTCGCGCAGGATTGCATAACCCGCCGATGGATAATACGGTTTTTCAAATGCTAGCCAATGCCTCTTTAAACGAGAAACCCTAA